In the Candidatus Cloacimonadota bacterium genome, one interval contains:
- a CDS encoding YigZ family protein yields the protein MKYTIDKDLSVSIKILRSEFIAFLYRVEDLKQAQQLLHEHQARYQNATHNCYAYVLGYNGEIQYYSDAGEPGGTAGKPILNSLLRNELSGVLAVVTRYFGGIKLGVKGLIEAYSQVTSEAIASAGLVEYQKYLRLRLKTSYSYLEGIRHQLEKYHAEELEVQYAEKVQLKIKIPEEEYQELMEFLDGYKALNKLVYFLEE from the coding sequence ATGAAATATACAATCGATAAAGACCTGAGTGTTTCCATCAAGATTCTACGCAGCGAATTTATTGCCTTCCTCTATAGAGTGGAAGATCTCAAGCAGGCACAGCAGTTATTGCATGAACACCAAGCTCGATATCAGAATGCAACACATAACTGTTATGCCTATGTACTGGGTTACAATGGGGAAATTCAATACTATTCGGATGCTGGAGAACCTGGGGGCACTGCCGGAAAGCCTATTTTAAACAGCCTCTTACGAAACGAGCTTTCAGGAGTGTTGGCGGTAGTCACGCGCTATTTTGGCGGTATTAAGTTGGGGGTTAAAGGACTTATCGAAGCCTACTCGCAAGTTACATCCGAAGCAATTGCCTCTGCTGGATTGGTAGAATATCAAAAATATCTGCGTTTAAGGCTAAAAACATCTTACTCATATTTGGAGGGAATCCGCCATCAACTGGAAAAATATCATGCGGAAGAATTAGAAGTTCAGTATGCTGAAAAAGTACAGCTTAAAATAAAGATCCCAGAAGAAGAGTACCAAGAGTTGATGGAATTTTTGGATGGCTATAAGGCACTGAATAAATTAGTTTATTTCTTGGAGGAATAA
- the amrA gene encoding AmmeMemoRadiSam system protein A, which translates to MFSAKQRKDLLDFAAAVIKNRLDGSQYNIPQDDVFQVRRGIFVSLHKHGELRGCIGYIQPYKNIVDSVREMALAAAFRDPRFRPLTLKEFGDIQIEISILTELEPITDVERIEIGADGLYLEHPDGSGLLLPQVAVEWNWDRLEFLTHLCRKAGLADGAYKDSQAQLYRFGAEIFANANVLD; encoded by the coding sequence ATGTTTAGCGCAAAGCAACGCAAAGATTTGTTGGATTTTGCTGCCGCGGTAATTAAAAATCGTTTGGATGGCAGCCAATATAACATACCCCAGGATGATGTATTTCAAGTGCGACGAGGTATCTTTGTAAGCTTACATAAGCATGGTGAGCTGAGGGGATGCATCGGTTACATTCAACCCTATAAAAACATTGTGGATTCGGTGCGGGAGATGGCACTGGCGGCAGCATTCAGAGATCCGCGCTTTCGCCCACTTACGCTAAAGGAGTTTGGCGATATTCAGATAGAGATATCCATCCTTACAGAACTCGAGCCCATAACAGATGTAGAAAGAATAGAAATTGGGGCTGACGGTTTGTATCTGGAGCATCCCGATGGCAGTGGTTTGCTCCTGCCTCAAGTAGCTGTAGAATGGAATTGGGATCGGCTTGAGTTTCTCACGCATCTGTGTAGGAAAGCGGGATTGGCTGATGGGGCTTATAAAGATTCTCAAGCCCAACTGTATCGCTTTGGAGCGGAAATCTTTGCTAATGCTAATGTGCTTGATTAA
- a CDS encoding ChaN family lipoprotein, with amino-acid sequence MRRLFLFCTILILVSFGYSQTRLINTKNLEYLDVEQLVANLAEYDVLFFGEWHGNKELHKMQKELSSALLKSNRKVVFSFEMWERDTQELLNMYVAGKLDEKSFLNESRAWENFEDYKPMLIMAQDNNLKAIAANIPRSYASRIAREGWEFVDELPPSQRRYIAQSFSAPEDDYRNNFYSLMQNMSGHEITEESLERFYKAQCIKDDTMAESIAAAIRNNPQHKLVHFNGDFHSRSYLGTVSRLQKLMPELKIAVLSPESVEDITKPDLSEDIDSVANFILLIQNEKNKENK; translated from the coding sequence ATGAGAAGATTATTTTTGTTTTGCACTATTCTGATCCTTGTTTCGTTTGGATATTCGCAAACTCGCTTGATAAACACCAAAAACTTGGAGTATCTTGATGTAGAGCAATTGGTTGCAAACTTAGCAGAGTACGATGTGTTATTCTTTGGAGAATGGCACGGAAATAAAGAACTTCACAAGATGCAAAAAGAACTGAGCTCAGCCTTGCTAAAATCCAACCGCAAAGTGGTGTTCTCTTTTGAGATGTGGGAACGCGATACACAAGAGCTTTTGAATATGTATGTTGCGGGTAAGCTGGATGAGAAGAGCTTTCTCAACGAGAGTAGAGCTTGGGAAAACTTTGAAGATTATAAACCTATGCTAATTATGGCACAAGATAATAATCTCAAGGCTATTGCAGCGAATATTCCTCGCTCTTATGCTTCCAGGATTGCACGCGAAGGATGGGAGTTTGTGGATGAATTGCCTCCATCCCAAAGAAGATACATTGCGCAAAGCTTTAGCGCTCCTGAAGATGATTACAGAAACAACTTCTATAGCTTGATGCAAAATATGAGCGGACATGAAATAACAGAAGAGTCTCTAGAGAGATTCTATAAAGCGCAATGCATTAAAGACGATACTATGGCAGAAAGTATTGCGGCAGCTATCCGCAACAATCCTCAACACAAATTAGTGCACTTCAACGGCGATTTCCATTCTCGTTCTTATCTGGGTACTGTTTCCAGATTGCAGAAGTTGATGCCCGAGCTCAAGATTGCCGTTCTTAGCCCAGAATCCGTTGAGGACATTACCAAGCCAGATCTATCGGAAGATATTGATAGTGTGGCAAATTTCATCCTCTTAATCCAAAATGAAAAGAATAAGGAGAATAAATGA
- the amrB gene encoding AmmeMemoRadiSam system protein B has protein sequence MIRKAMHAGTFYPRFGNQIHDQISKWIQESVPSPSNERCLGLVVPHAGYIYSGACAALGFASAANERFDSIIVIHPSHRGIHFDFSVSPFTEYESPLGNLPLDGELYKQLSVSGTPNVHLDYHQLEHSLEIQLPLIKYFFPQSSICPIMIGNQVPPVAERLAELLYDLIYKSSKRILIVVSTDLSHYHAASKAEEMDMRLVNLVKSLDPEGLWDKAQTGKLEACGIGGVMTLLQFAHNYSLAKARIISYTHSGKVSGMNNQVVGYLAARVFV, from the coding sequence ATGATTCGCAAGGCTATGCATGCAGGAACATTCTATCCCCGCTTTGGTAATCAAATTCATGATCAGATAAGTAAATGGATCCAAGAAAGCGTTCCCTCACCATCCAATGAACGCTGTTTAGGACTGGTTGTGCCACATGCAGGATACATTTATTCGGGCGCATGTGCGGCTTTAGGTTTTGCTAGCGCAGCCAACGAAAGGTTCGATAGCATTATTGTAATCCATCCCTCACATCGAGGTATCCATTTCGATTTTTCGGTATCTCCATTCACAGAATACGAAAGCCCCTTAGGAAATCTGCCCTTAGATGGAGAATTATACAAGCAGCTAAGTGTTTCCGGAACTCCCAATGTGCATCTTGATTATCACCAATTAGAGCACTCTTTAGAAATCCAATTACCCCTTATAAAATACTTCTTTCCCCAAAGCAGCATCTGCCCGATTATGATTGGCAACCAAGTACCTCCTGTAGCAGAACGCTTGGCAGAGTTACTGTACGACCTTATCTATAAATCCAGCAAGCGTATTTTGATAGTGGTTTCTACAGATCTCTCCCACTACCATGCAGCCAGCAAGGCAGAAGAGATGGATATGAGGCTGGTTAATTTGGTGAAAAGCTTGGACCCGGAGGGGCTTTGGGATAAAGCACAAACCGGAAAACTTGAAGCTTGTGGCATCGGAGGAGTTATGACCCTGCTACAATTTGCACATAACTACAGTTTAGCAAAGGCAAGAATAATCAGTTATACCCATTCCGGCAAGGTTTCGGGGATGAATAATCAGGTGGTAGGCTATCTGGCAGCAAGAGTATTCGTTTAG